Proteins encoded together in one Plasmodium cynomolgi strain B DNA, chromosome 9, whole genome shotgun sequence window:
- a CDS encoding nucleolar protein NOP56 (putative) translates to MTELYILFECSAGYFLLRVKEWEQIGTNENLEKKIQKADLFHEIVQLCSFISFETAERALNNLIHINEGKATDFLLTFLEQNLPSNKSQYELGVADLNLGKYLSNIGFNVVHNNNILELFRACREFFLKKIGTYVDNCGDIDIKHFNIGLGHSYSRSKLKLDPRKQDKSIINSIGTIESLDKNINLFSMRLVNLIKIKENFNFEDEMEREKINEITKDEQITEKIIKVANLSIGQELTQEDLNNIINFSNEVINLFNTRNVLWNYLDKKLNIVSPNLKELLGNTLSARLISHAGSLVNLAKCPSSSIQIFGSEKALFNSLKGNKKTPKFGILYNSSYISKTPLPMKGRMSRYLSCKSAMAARIDSFSDHPTNSYGIIFKKQLEHKILHMVKGVKLSKNIDYMNEAEQIYNREVGAVPDQEEDQEGKKKKKKKKKKKSKKKSKQGAEEGAEQGAEEGAEQGAAEGAEAGAEEGAEEGAEEGAEEGAEEGDDQNGDINGDINGDVNGDVNGDVNGDVNGDLDGDQNGDLNEEQNGEADEAEVEADQTAAEVDQSDADSDSD, encoded by the exons AGAGTAAAGGAATGGGAACAAATAGGAACAAACGAAAAtttggagaagaaaatacaaaaagcaGATTTATTTCACGAAATTGTGCAATTATGTTCATTTATATCATTTGAAACGGCTGAAAGGGCGTTGAATAATTTAATCCATATAAATGAAGGAAAGGCTAccgattttttattaacctttttagaacaaaatttacccAGTAATAAAAGTCAATACGAGTTAGGAGTAGCAGATCTCAATTTAGGCAAGTATCTTTCAAACATCGGTTTCAACGTAGTTCATAATAACAACATTTTAGAACTCTTCAGAGCATgtagagaattttttttaaaaaaaattggtaccTATGTAGACAACTGTGGTGATATCGATATCAAGCATTTCAACATTGGATTAGGACATAGCTACTCGAGATCTAAATTAAAGTTAGACCCAAGGAAACAAGATAAATCAATTATTAACAGTATAGGTACAATTGAATcacttgataaaaatatcaacctTTTCAGTATGAGA TTAGTGaacttaataaaaattaaagaaaatttcaatttCGAGGATGAAATGGAAAGGGAGAAGATAAACGAAATTACAAAAGATGAACAAATCACtgagaaaattattaaagtAGCTAACCTTTCTATTGGACAAGAACTTACACAAGAAGATCTCaacaatataataaatttttcaaatgaagttattaatttatttaacacAAGGAATGTATTATGGAATTATTTAGACAAGAAATTAAATATCGTTTCTCCAAATTTGAAGGAGCTTTTAGGAAATACGTTAAGTGCTCGGTTGATTAGTCATGCGGGATCTCTCGTTAATTTAGCTAAATGCCCATCTAGTAgtattcaaatttttggatCAGAGAAGGCTCTTTTTAACTCTCttaagggaaataaaaaaactcctAAATTTGGGATCCTTTATAATTCTTCTTACATTTCGAAGACTCCTCTCCCTATGAAGGGTCGTATGTCTAGGTACCTCTCCTGCAAGAGTGCCATGGCTGCTAGAATCGACTCCTTTTCGGATCACCCTACCAATTCTTATGGaatcatttttaagaaaCAGCTAGAGCATAAGATTCTTCACATGGTCAAGGGGGTGAAGCTGTCCAAAAATATTGACTACATGAATGAGGCTGAACAGATTTACAATCGAGAGGTTGGTGCCGTCCCAGACCAGGAGGAGGACCAggagggaaagaagaagaaaaagaagaaaaagaagaagaagagcaaGAAGAAGAGCAAGCAGGGAGCGGAGGAGGGAGCGGAGCAGGGAGCAGAGGAGGGAGCGGAGCAGGGAGCAGCGGAAGGAGCAGAGGCGGGAGCAGAGGAAGGAGCGGAGGAAGGAGCGGAGGAGGGAGCGGAGGAGGGAGCGGAGGAAGGAGATGACCAGAACGGTGATATCAATGGGGATATCAATGGAGATGTCAATGGGGATGTCAATGGGGATGTCAATGGAGATGTCAATGGCGATCTCGATGGTGACCAGAATGGAGACCTTAATGAGGAACAAAACGGGGAAGCGGAC